GGTCCACGTCATCCAGCTCGGATACGGCGACGACGAGTCGCCTGCCGACCGCACCCGTCGGGTCGCGGACCTCGTCCGCGCGCAGCGGGGTGCCGACCTCGTCGTGCTTCCCGAGCTGTGGCCGCAGGGTGGCTTCTCCTACGACCGCTGGGAGGACGAGGCCGAGTCCCTCGACGGTCCCGTCGTCGAAGCGATGCGCGCGGCGGCGCGAGACGTCGGAGCGACCGTGCACATGGGGTCGCTCGTCGAGCGCGACGAGGCGGGTCGTCTCTTCAACACGTCGGTCCTGCTCGGGCCGGACGGAGCAACGCTGGCGACGTACCGCAAGGTGCACCTCTTCGGCTTCGGGGAGGGCGAGCCGAAGCTGATGAGCGCCGGCGACGGCCTGGTCGTCCACGGACGTCTCGGTCTGGCGACCTGCTACGACCTGCGCTTCCCGGAGCAGTTCCGGCTGCTGCTCGACGCCGGGGCAGAGGTGGTGCTGCTGGTCGCCGCCTGGCCGGCGAAGCGGGTCGCGCACTGGCGGCTGCTGGCGCAGGCCCGCGCGGTCGAGAACCAGACGTACGTCGTCGCCTGCAACACCGCGGGCACCCACGCGGGGGTCCCCATGGGGGGGCGGTCGATCGTGGTGGAGCCGTGGGGAGCCGTGCTGGCCGAGGCCGACGAGGACGAGGTGGTGCTCGTCGTCGACCTGGACCTCGAGCTGGTTCGTGCGACGCGCGAGCAGTTCCCCGTGCTGGCGGACCGCCGCCTCTGACTGCGTCGCACGCGGGAACACAGCGTGCACCGGTCGACTGAGAGGACCGACCAGCAGCGCCGGCCAGGCCGCGGCCTTTCCGCGGGAACGCCTCCGAGCGGAAACGGCACGTACCTAGCTAGTGGACCCTTCCCGGCAAGGAGCCCGTGCCCGGGTCGGCCGCTCGTGTTCGCGAGCAGGGCTCAGTCGAGCACCACCGGCTCGCAACCGGAGGTGTAGCCCACCCCCGATTCGGCGGTCATCGTCCAGACGATGCCGTGCGGCACCCCCTTCGGCAGACCGGCAGCATCAGCGGGGGTGAACACCGCGGATCCGGCCGCGTTGCCGGCGGCGTTCGTCCGCAGCACCGCTGTTGGTAGGTCGATCGCGGCGCCGCCGCAGGCAGGGTCATCCACAAAAACGTGCAGCGCCACCTGGAAGGAGTTGCCGGGCGCCGCGCTCCGGAGCTGGTACTGCTCGTGGGCATAGACGTTGGGCCCGTTCGCGTGGGCATTCTCGACGAAGCCGGTCCCGCCCGGCGTGCCGGCGTCGGGCAGCAGCAGGATGTGGGCCGAGTGGTACGTGGCATCGGCCGATGCGCCGGTCGAGGACAGTGCCGCAGCGACCATGACGGTCACGGCAAGCAGCAGGGTTCTGCGCATGGAACCTCCTGACCTCTGTCCGCGAGCGGAATGGCTCCCACTGTCATCCGCGGCGTCACGCTCGACCATGACTAGAAAAGGTGGATGGCCGGCCGGCCCTGGCGCATCAGGTGACCACCGAGGACCTCACCCGTGATCGCAACGCCCGGAGGTGACGTCATGCCAGAAAGGGCCGGGCTAGCCTCCGCAGATCTGGGGGACGGTGCCGCCGTTGGTGTTGAGGATGGCGGTGATCATGCCCTCCTCGAACCCGTGAGGGTTGGCTACTGAGCCGGCCACATCGAACATCCCGAACGCGGCGTTGGGGTTGGTCATGTTGCACGCGCCGGTAAGGCCGTAAGGGGGTGTGGGCCCCGGGGTGGCCGCCGCACCGCTGGCGCCTACGCCGCTTGCTGCGACTGCAAGAGCCGTCACGAGTAGCGCCGTGCGAACTCCCAATACTTTCCTCATCGCGTCGACCTCCGGTCCGTCAAGTGCCGGGAGCCGCTGCCGCACGCCACCTGACTGCCTGACAGTGTTCCCGCCAGTTCGCGGTCGCCAGGATCCGGAACGCCTGGTCCATGCGCTCTTATGACGCTAGGCCCGGCCCGCACCCTTTTGCATAGTCACTTCGGGCCGTATGCGCAGCGATCTGAAGTGATGACACTCCGTGCACGTCGGGTGGGGCGGCAATGGCGCCGGGCCGCCGTCAGCCGACCTGGCTGACGACCGGGTTGATCTTTCCTCAGCGCTGCCCCTGGTAGGGGCTCAGTTCGTCACACCAGCGTCGAGCAGTGCCGGATCAGTTCGTTCGGGAGCGGCCCCTGTGCGCGGCTTCAACGGCGGCTTCCTGACTGGACAGGCTCAGGAAACCCGGTGCCAGGTATAGCCGGGATACGCAACTGCGACACTCCACCCGGCCTTGGAACACTTTGGCGCGCACTTCGGGAGCACGGGTGTCAGCCCAAGGGTGTCCCCGCCGGTGATCCGATAGTGGAACGTCACCCCGCCGATGACGACGGTGTCGTCACCGACAAGCCGGTAGGGGTCTTCATGGACCTGTTGGCCCTGGGCGTCGAGGGAACCGAATTGACCAGCCTCGGTGAAGAAGTGCGAGTGCTTGCGTGCGACGGAACCTTTGCAGGGATGGGCGGGGTCCCGGATCTGGTCAACCGACGTCACGTCAGGAATCCAGGCGTCCCCGGCGACGAATTCCGGTAGCGCGGCGCGCAGGCCAGCCTTGGCAAGTACGCGTTCCAACTCGGAGCATCGCTGCAC
This genomic interval from Actinomycetes bacterium contains the following:
- a CDS encoding carbon-nitrogen family hydrolase; this encodes MRVHVIQLGYGDDESPADRTRRVADLVRAQRGADLVVLPELWPQGGFSYDRWEDEAESLDGPVVEAMRAAARDVGATVHMGSLVERDEAGRLFNTSVLLGPDGATLATYRKVHLFGFGEGEPKLMSAGDGLVVHGRLGLATCYDLRFPEQFRLLLDAGAEVVLLVAAWPAKRVAHWRLLAQARAVENQTYVVACNTAGTHAGVPMGGRSIVVEPWGAVLAEADEDEVVLVVDLDLELVRATREQFPVLADRRL